DNA from Sorex araneus isolate mSorAra2 chromosome 6, mSorAra2.pri, whole genome shotgun sequence:
AGAAACCAGAATAAAAGGTTGTGGGACAGTCAGATGTGAATTGTGCAGAGCTATGGTGTTCGTGGGAATTTTAGGTAAGTTgaatagaaaaattagaaatatatacctatttatataattatacttGCTCATAACTATTCCACAGGACATTGAGACATAAGAAATActaataaaaaacatattttctttggtACTTCGTACCAACTATCTTCAACATATTATTAATGCACATTCTGAAATTCTTCAGAGCATTGCTTACTACTGGAGATCAGCAATTAATATTAAGATTAGGACAAGGGAGGAGAAAAATTAATGCACAAATATACAAACTATCATGAACCACTAACCAAAGAAACAGAATTATAAGAGCAGTTGACATAACATATTAGGAGAACAGTCTATATTAAAGATCTATAGACTAAGTgtcaataaaagttttaaaagatttcaaTTCCTCTATTTCATAATCTTATATTTCTCTCCCAGGGTTATAATTCTTTGATATgttaaatgttcttttaaaaaacacaaagatatgtgacactttaaaaattaagacaagcaaaaaaatctttaatacaGTTAGACTGAAATCATTATGactgtaaaaaatattatttaccttACAAGTAAAAAGGACTATTCTCCAAATATAATATTAGTTGAGGAGGTTATTAGGCTGGCTGAATAGCAGATATAGTCAGGTAATGACCATTTCTAGATCTACTTAACAATATTATCTCAGGATTTTATCCAGAGCTGAGAAATAAACAGACTGATACAGGTATAGTCCCTGTCCACCATAATGAATCTAAGAACCAAAGAAGGAGCAAAACATACATCCATTGAGACTTGGTTTAACAAAGGAGACACagccatgaaaaagaaaaacatgtcatGTGGGGAGATTAACGagagatataaataaatttttaaacgagaagaaaaaacaaaggacTTAActcttaatttgaaattttactaCCAAGCTACAGAAATGAAGGCAGTGAGATATGGCATAAGGTGGGGCAAAGACATCACTAAAACAGAATGGAGAGTAAAGGCATCACCTTTACATCTCTGATGGCTTGAGTGGATAGGAGGAACCCTgctcccccaccatcccatgtCCAGGTTACAAAACAAATGAAGCAATGAATAGGTAGGGTTACCCATGGGAGTAGATTTAAATTTGCGAATTGAATAGCTCCAAAATGTATTATTCTGAATTATCAGCTAGGTTCAATATAAATGCAAGAACTGTAGAAAAGTAAAAGCATGAGGAACAAAATAGTTCACACTCAGAGGATACTCTCACTGCAGAAGGAACAGAGTGGAGATATATGTGTGCTgtataaaaaaatgagaagagactATGAATCAAGCACAATCTCTCAGAGATAGATTAGACAAGCAAATAGACTCTAAAGAAGCACAATCTCTCAGAGATAGATTAGACAAGGAAATAGACTCTAAAGAAACATAATCTCTCAGATATAGATTAGACAAGGAAATATACTCTAAAGAAACATATCCCTGTAAACATCTTGATTGAGCTCATTTGGGACTACATTGAATTTCTAAAGTGTATTTTAATGAGGGGGATAAGTGTGAGTTATTTCTGACCCACTCAGAATGAGATAATAATTTTAGAAACCTAAAAATATGGTCAAATTGTTTTCTGCTGAATACCAAGgttattagattttaaaaaaaggcaaaatggTGTTGTCACAACTATATTTTCATACACAAAGGATGAAGTCAAATCActttttatatgcaaacaatttAACTTacattgaatattaaaatatttgtaaacaatGAAATTATATAATCTTAGAAGAAAATGGAGTAAACATTCATGAGCCTGAACTATGTCTTTAATAGACCACAAAGAGAAAGATGTAAAAGAGCAAAAATGTATAGACgctaagtaaattttaaaattttatatctaagaaaattatccaaaaaatcAATCTTACAATGGGATAAAACTTACAAGCCATTTATCTAATGCAATACTTATAAACAGAAGACATGACTATATGATAcaatagattatttaaaaataagcactTGACCAGaaatttcaccaaaataaaaactaataaggAATAATATGTTCAACATAATAAGGCATTAGAAAATGTACATTAAAAGCACCACTTCACACAAAGCAGGATTggtaatgggggaaaaaaaatgcagaaaacttACTTTGGTGAGGAGTAGAAACAAGTTTAAGTTTCATAACTTAAACATAACAGTGAAAAAATAGcactaaaattataaaagcaattGGGTAGTTTTTGAAGATGTTAAATACAGTCTGACCATGTGAATCAACAACTTTAATCCCAAATAAgtcataaaaatggaaacatatagcCATATTATCAGCATATGAGAAAGTTAGTCTTTGTTAATATTTGTTGTGAATAGAAATGTTATCTATTAATGATGTGTGTATAAAAATAGATGGTAGATCCTTATCATGGaatattgtttggaaattttttaaagttatgatacattttcaaatatggaagaaaaataaagaatttcagaGGTTTTGTTGTGAAGAATTATTTTGTCTTCTCAGTCCTGGCGTTGGTCACAGGACAAGTTCAAAGGAGAATTATCTCTTTATTTCAGAGAGCAATGGAGAAACAAAGCAAGCATTATGTATACTACTTTATAATACATGATTAgttcaatttaatatttattccaGGGCATGGACTGGGATCCATACTCTGCAACATATCAAACATTACCACCCTCTGAACTTCAGGGATTATCCCATATCTCATTTGGAAAATGTATTCAATTGTAATGATAGATAATGGGTAATTAACATTCTTTCTGCATCTAAAATTAATTAGTCCCTAAACAGTTCAGTAGCATATCACTATAGTCTCATAAATGTCTAAAGTAAGCTTATAATGCATCTATATTTAGTTATATTATATGTACTGTCACAACTTCATGGTTTTCATATCTATGTATTTTTCTGTGCCTATATACCAtaaaattctttcttaaaaaaaatcaatagggtTCGGAGAGATAATTAAGCTTGTAACTCACTTGTCTTACACAAATTGACCCAGTTTTTAACCCACAGTTCAACTCTCACCTCTTCTGGatataaaccaaaataaacaaaaaaattagttttactcTCAAAACCTCACTTATCATTTTTGatgtaaatatgttttattacaGTAACAGTGTTGATGCTCAAAAACCCTCATCAACTTCTCTTGACATGTTGCAGCCAACATGCCTGGTCTTATTGCTTGGAATCTAATATTCACAGCCATGTCCACAATCTACGAGCCTATCAGAACAATGCTATTTAGTAATAGTTCATAAGAATTAACTCTCTACTCTTCCACTTGCAGGTGAAATCTCTTTCAGTCATGGAGAGGAGCAATCACACAGTCACAGAGTTCATCCTGCTGGGCTTCACAACAGACCCTGTGATGCAGTTGGTCCTGTTCGTGCTCTTCCTGGGCGTGTACTCTATGACCCTCCTAGGAAATATCACCCTCATAGTGTTGATCTGCAATGACTCCCGGCTGCACACACCCATGTATTTTTTCATTGGCAACCTGTCCTTCCTGGACCTCTGGTATTCCTCTGTCTACACCCCAAAGATCCTAGTGACCTGCATCTCTGAAGACAAGAGCATTTCTTACGCTGGCTGTATATGTCAACTCTTCTTCTCTGGTGGATTGGCCTACAGCGAGTGTTACCTGTTGGCTGCCATGGCTTATGACCGCTACATGGCCATCTCAAAGCCCCTGCTTTATGCTCAGGCCATGCCCATCAAGTTATGTGCATTTTTGGTAGCTGCCTCATACCTCGGGGGGTTTATCAATTGTTTCATCATGACTAAGAGAATTATGACTTGGAACTTCTGTAGTGACAATGTCATTGAAGACTTTTTCTGTGATTTGCTTCCCCTGGTGAAGTTGGTTTGTGGCAAACTAGATGACTACCAGGGCATAATGTACTTCCTCCTGGTCTCCAATGTCATGACCCCCATTGCACTCATCCTGGCCTCCTATGTCTTCATCATCGCCACCATCCTGAGGATTCGCTCCACAAAGAGTCGCCtcaaagccttctccacctgctcctcccacctGATCTCTGTCACCTTGTACTATGGCTCTATTCTCTACATCTATGCTCGTCCTCGATCGAACTATTCTGTGGATTCAGACAAAATTGTTTCTACCTTTTACACGGTGGTGTTCCCCATGTTGAACCCCATGATTTACAGTCTGAGGAACAAGGATGTGAAAGAGGCTGTTAAAAAACTTCTCAAGTAAACAAGATTCTCTCtctgaggagaaaaaaaacctttgaTATGGTTATGTTTAAAAGATAGTTGACATTGTGGTCCATCATGAGCCATGTTCTTAAAATGCAAGGTTAAAAATTTGTAGCCTTTGGGCCAGAGATAGAGTACACAATGGTTAAGGCATTTTTCTTGTACGTGACTCaggaacatatttttttttccctgagctCTCTCACAAGTGAACTCTAAGCACTGAGCCAAAGGAATCCCTggacactgctaggtatggccttccaaattaaaaaataataataataatttttattgttaatatatGATAATACAGTAGACTAACTGAGAGGAAAGTTGGAtcctttagaaattaattttcactATTTGACCAGGTATATCGCTCCATGTTACGAGACTTGACTGGCAATTAtaaaggcccaggttcaattcttggcacagCACATTTCCCCAATCAATAGGACAATGACTCCTATGCACCTAGTGAGGAGTCCTCCCTGAGTGCAGGTGCATGTGCTCCCATTCCAAAAATATCCACAATATATAAGAtgcttgtggtgtattcgatatgccaagaacagtagcagtaatagttctcattcccaccctgaaagagcctccaatcattgggaaagacaagtaggagaggctgctaaaacctcagggctggaatgaatggagacattattggtgcccactcaagtaagtcgatgaccaacgggatgacagtgatacagtgatataagatGCAAGAATTTTGACAGAATTTCTTTTGCATTGTAGAGAAAAATAACTATGGATTTTAAATGCACACTTTCCTTTTCCCTAATAAAGAGAAAGATCCCTTTATTCTAGCAGAAGAATATTGTTGGCCGATGCATATATAGAGAAATGGTCCTCTATAGTTGTTCTCTTGAAATACAAGCATGCTGAATTTACTATTTTCCTATGAATATCACCTATTTGAAATCTATCACCCGGCTCCTTAACACTATTTCTTACACAACgcacatgatttttttcttcttagagcCATTAGGAAGAACATCCAGAGGTACTCATAAATTAACTCAGTAACTGAACTAAGTAAGCATGTTCTCCAACCTATTTATCTCTTGTTGATATTCCTCAGCTAAGGGACCATTGGTTAAGGTCCATTAGAAATTAGTTTTATGGATGATTATGTGATACCCAGAATCCCCTTTGATTTTGTGGAATTGAACCTATAAGGACTTCCACGTGAAATTTATGGTATTCTTCTACATCTAAACCTAGTGtaataaaaaagagtaaaagtGTAATAGAGTGCGGTGAAACAAACTTGACTATGTTCAAATTCAATACTATTGAATTCAATGCATTTGACATGAGATAGACTAAAGATGACCTAGAATACAAAGGAGGAAAATTAATTATATCTCTAAACACTGAGTAAACAAAATGCTAATATAATGAGATGGCTCAAAAAAAGCCTTataaaaatttgataaatttttggaaattttataaaaactatattattttttctggtgTGTTAACTCAAAAATTAATACTATGGATAATTCtaaactaaaacattttaaaattcatgtgaAACAGATAAATTCTACAAATAATCAATTTAGTTAGAATGGGGAGAGGAAAATTAAGAAATGTTTAATAGGAGTCTGAAAAGACCCACTAAGGTATCAAAGTGTCTTGTTTTGAAATCAGTGAATATTGACTTCATGttagaacatattttattatagaaaataattaaatatcttcATTAGTAAGTAAAATTCTGTCATAAAAGTCTGATTGGAAGTAAACAAGTCAAGGAATTTTACACTTTTTCAAtagtaaattttttatatttaatttctgtgCCTAGGTGACttttttacataatttaaattttaagcatAAAACAATATTGATGCAATTTTTATCAAACCCAAATATGCCATTGTTTTTATTGGTGTTAGTTATTAAcgcatgcaaaaaaatgagccaGTGGATTGGTGGGACCCTTGGGACCTTGGTGGAGAGAAGCAGTCACCGAGGTGGTGAGTGTGGTTTGAAATAACCTGCATCAAAGGTAaaataaacagtattgtaaattatggtgcctcaataaaaattgcGAAGACAAAATACAAGTAATAGACTTTTCAAAGATGCAAGATACTAAAAATAAAGTATCTCTCAAGCGTAATAATTTCATAGAGGGTATGGTGCCTCCAACaggccaacctgtacctgcagggctagtgcatcagcagcctaatggtgccttcagacttccaaatactccaaaattgctgctgtgcctttgaccagaccccaacaacttagggccaagtttaccaagaaattaaatggccaaaagttaggtatgtgggagacacacccacaaatcacctctggttcagctatataagctcatttattggccttatttcagagaaccataaatctcaaaaaagatcaaaagacgcagttagggcctgtagcacagaatTAGGAAGAAACCGTAACTGAGAGCTCTAAGCCCACTTGgttcaggactgagcctcctccccccaggtccccagttttccagtagcttggcagccacacccacaaacctctccaacaccatgtaatctcatcaatggccaagaccattgatgagactataaactaaaaagagaaagagagcaccacagaacatcctgaccctgcaccaggctgtcttcactggaggcggttgagagctctccctgccccaagggacccagctccagcagccaaaaacctccacaacccaaacaCCACTACCTTTAAGGCCACTCCTCACGTGTTTGGGCTTACGCACCAGTCTCATGCATGAGTAAAGTTctacggaacccagataatgtggaactttgtcgCCTTGGACTCTTggctcaacaggaccaggagtggagatcctctgccctcTTTCCCCAGTCTCAAggaacccaggggtcacacccatcagccaccgcctgccagcaccagataatctcatcatcggccaccatctagatcacacagctgcttctctcTAAATGGAGCATAACAAGAGGTCCCCCTAACCATACCACCGGACTCACGCCAGGATGTTCCACATGGGGTGCCCCTGAGGGGGGGgaaggtgagaaccctccccactgcAAAGGACCCAtgtctggcagccaaaaacctccacagccCAACCACTGCCACAGTCAAGGCCACTCCCAAAGCACTCAGGCTGAACCTCatatatgagtaaacatactcctggacagCACAGCCACTTTCACAGCCACGCGACACATCATaaaatactccctacccattccccaaATTACCAcaccacgtttgatggggttcagagagtaggcaacaaatcacagagggaaatatatatatgtatatatacatattttcatatatatatatatatatactaaagttcacatcacccaaactttcacaacatgttagtgatatcctatagaatgtcttaatggatccttccaaaatagaacaatcttcacactgtttcccatatgaacactttttgtaagcatgttcagccgttcttcataacagacaatcactgtcactgtcattgttgtcctgttgc
Protein-coding regions in this window:
- the LOC101550278 gene encoding olfactory receptor 9G1-like, producing the protein MERSNHTVTEFILLGFTTDPVMQLVLFVLFLGVYSMTLLGNITLIVLICNDSRLHTPMYFFIGNLSFLDLWYSSVYTPKILVTCISEDKSISYAGCICQLFFSGGLAYSECYLLAAMAYDRYMAISKPLLYAQAMPIKLCAFLVAASYLGGFINCFIMTKRIMTWNFCSDNVIEDFFCDLLPLVKLVCGKLDDYQGIMYFLLVSNVMTPIALILASYVFIIATILRIRSTKSRLKAFSTCSSHLISVTLYYGSILYIYARPRSNYSVDSDKIVSTFYTVVFPMLNPMIYSLRNKDVKEAVKKLLK